The Metabacillus schmidteae genome includes a region encoding these proteins:
- a CDS encoding DUF6005 family protein yields the protein MIKVHCFVSCVCEVIKKTKGVDHRPYYFGVWDADFDIENGRLTYHSKQIDHEFFQTWYELLYGVKLFKWYDITESKSANIEKLEMLIEQKSTHTYVMVMLDLSMLPERENKFHQRPFPHYVMLEKTEKKEEWMMYDPDFRWEGVLPKERILQAIKEPSVEGGYYFHASDIQLPTKETIESYFHTCIKHDVNPIIEAIGKIITDYMEGNPQQVKLSLALKQLPVLAIRKYAYEHAFAYFWENLDLEEEGFEEWCNEIERLVKGFTTIQYRAMKFEVTKDSSILTSIYEKLNEQNALEFKIKQGLQECFNKWLLKQNLLQKEGEAVG from the coding sequence ATGATAAAGGTTCATTGCTTTGTTAGCTGTGTTTGTGAAGTGATCAAGAAAACGAAGGGCGTAGATCATAGACCCTACTATTTTGGTGTCTGGGATGCTGATTTTGACATTGAAAATGGAAGATTAACCTATCATTCTAAGCAAATTGATCATGAATTCTTTCAAACTTGGTATGAATTGCTATATGGCGTGAAGTTATTTAAATGGTATGACATAACAGAGTCCAAATCTGCCAATATAGAAAAGCTTGAAATGCTTATTGAACAAAAATCCACCCATACGTATGTAATGGTTATGCTTGATTTATCAATGCTACCGGAGCGAGAAAATAAATTTCATCAAAGACCATTTCCTCATTATGTCATGCTGGAGAAAACGGAAAAGAAAGAGGAGTGGATGATGTATGACCCTGATTTTCGATGGGAAGGGGTACTTCCTAAAGAAAGAATTCTTCAAGCTATTAAAGAACCGAGTGTAGAAGGAGGTTATTATTTTCATGCGTCAGACATTCAACTGCCAACAAAGGAGACCATTGAATCCTATTTTCATACATGTATCAAACATGATGTAAATCCAATAATAGAAGCGATTGGAAAGATCATCACAGATTATATGGAGGGAAATCCTCAGCAAGTCAAGCTTTCACTAGCCTTAAAACAACTACCGGTTTTAGCAATAAGAAAGTATGCATATGAACATGCCTTTGCTTATTTTTGGGAGAACCTCGACCTTGAGGAGGAAGGGTTTGAAGAATGGTGTAATGAAATTGAACGCCTTGTTAAAGGGTTTACAACGATTCAATACAGAGCCATGAAGTTTGAGGTAACAAAGGATTCTTCTATTCTTACCTCTATTTATGAGAAATTGAATGAACAAAATGCCTTGGAATTTAAGATAAAACAAGGGCTGCAGGAATGTTTTAACAAATGGTTACTCAAACAAAACCTCTTACAAAAAGAAGGGGAGGCAGTAGGATGA
- a CDS encoding sugar phosphate isomerase/epimerase family protein has translation MKLSICTISFRHHLYSIDQLAHWAKSHHFDGIELWGVHAKNLVEDHHYGKEWLNSYGLETSMISDYLPLEASSENLMKETEYLSNIADHWGTNKIRTFVGKKGSAITSSKEREELIRKVRMICEFLLSKGQVLLIETHPHTLADQLSSTLNMLQEVNHPALRINFDVLHVWESGVHPVEAMKKLQPFISHFHLKNISSRDKLSVFAPDNVYAASGSREGMVPLFHGEVDYHQFLSEAFKTTDVHASLEWFGPSVKEVLSQDVAEVRKLLIHQILKLT, from the coding sequence ATGAAGCTTTCAATTTGCACCATTTCTTTTCGACATCATTTGTATTCGATTGATCAACTTGCACACTGGGCAAAATCACATCATTTTGATGGAATCGAGCTCTGGGGAGTACATGCCAAAAATCTAGTAGAAGATCACCATTATGGGAAGGAATGGCTAAATTCCTACGGATTAGAAACAAGTATGATATCAGATTATCTTCCGTTAGAAGCTAGTAGTGAAAACTTGATGAAGGAAACAGAATACCTATCAAACATTGCTGATCATTGGGGAACAAATAAGATACGAACATTTGTTGGAAAAAAAGGAAGTGCTATAACAAGTTCAAAAGAAAGAGAGGAGCTCATTCGAAAAGTCCGGATGATATGTGAGTTTCTCCTTTCTAAAGGACAAGTTCTGCTTATCGAAACACATCCACATACTTTAGCAGATCAGCTTAGTTCTACATTAAACATGTTGCAGGAAGTTAACCATCCGGCCCTTCGAATTAATTTCGATGTGCTGCATGTTTGGGAATCCGGGGTCCATCCAGTTGAAGCCATGAAGAAGCTTCAACCATTTATTTCACATTTTCATCTGAAAAATATCTCTTCACGTGACAAATTATCTGTATTCGCTCCTGACAATGTCTACGCTGCATCAGGGTCACGAGAAGGAATGGTTCCATTATTTCATGGTGAAGTAGATTATCATCAGTTTTTATCAGAAGCCTTCAAAACAACTGATGTTCATGCTTCTTTAGAATGGTTTGGACCAAGTGTGAAAGAAGTGCTATCACAGGATGTAGCCGAAGTTAGAAAACTACTTATTCATCAAATTCTAAAACTTACTTAA
- a CDS encoding sensor histidine kinase has translation MKLKSISLSQKVFFLILICIACSILFSFFFLHFLYKDLYLNSIRESVIYQGENTASHYHYGSLNEEIIEKIHWFNIVSEYEVIVVDTYDELQEYFPYQIGQEALISSEDKKILSQGNHILKEGYVKEFDRNIVGAMFPIHSETELIGIVYIYVPLAAMQEVFEGSIPILLFTGTIFFIILLIIVNRIRHSLFKPLTEMQVLSGEVAKGKYSSRLQITSSDEVGQLAEAFNLMSSSLEEQEKRKKEFLTNVVHELRTPLTYIGGYTQALKQQLYSSKEEADSYLTTIEKETDRLNKIVHDLIELNYLEEDFYVLDQEPIAMAQLLYDTIDLFKIRLAQHKIQYKTTVQEDVIIVGDIKRMEQVLYNVIDNAIKYSPLHSEVLIDLGTNYNMMVLTVTNKGHVIDNEDIQRIGERFFRTDKARSRSTGGSGLGLSIVKQIVTLHNGTFSIASDHQTGTVVTIRIPLLFEENT, from the coding sequence TTGAAATTGAAATCGATATCGTTAAGTCAAAAAGTATTCTTCCTCATTTTAATATGTATCGCATGTTCAATTTTATTTTCATTCTTCTTTTTACATTTTTTATATAAAGATCTCTACCTGAATAGTATTCGTGAATCAGTTATTTACCAAGGAGAAAACACTGCTTCACATTATCATTATGGATCATTAAATGAGGAAATTATCGAGAAAATTCACTGGTTTAATATTGTATCAGAATATGAAGTCATTGTCGTTGATACATATGACGAACTTCAGGAGTATTTTCCTTATCAAATCGGCCAAGAGGCGTTAATAAGTTCTGAAGATAAAAAAATATTATCTCAAGGAAATCATATTTTAAAGGAAGGATACGTAAAAGAATTTGACCGAAACATTGTTGGTGCAATGTTTCCTATTCATAGCGAAACAGAGCTAATCGGAATTGTGTATATTTATGTCCCGTTAGCAGCCATGCAGGAAGTGTTTGAAGGCAGTATTCCGATTCTACTTTTTACTGGAACGATCTTTTTTATCATCTTATTGATTATTGTGAATAGAATTAGACATTCTCTTTTCAAGCCTCTTACAGAAATGCAGGTTTTATCTGGAGAAGTGGCAAAAGGAAAATACTCAAGTCGTCTTCAAATAACAAGTTCAGATGAGGTTGGACAACTGGCAGAAGCATTCAATCTTATGAGCTCATCATTGGAAGAGCAGGAGAAGAGAAAAAAAGAGTTTCTTACAAATGTTGTCCACGAATTACGGACTCCTCTCACCTATATCGGCGGCTACACTCAGGCTCTTAAACAGCAGCTATATTCATCTAAGGAAGAGGCAGACAGCTATTTAACAACGATCGAAAAAGAGACAGACAGGCTTAATAAAATTGTTCATGATCTCATTGAACTCAATTATTTAGAAGAAGATTTTTATGTATTGGATCAGGAACCGATTGCCATGGCTCAGTTACTGTATGATACGATCGACCTTTTTAAAATTCGCTTAGCTCAACATAAAATCCAATATAAGACGACTGTTCAGGAAGATGTGATCATCGTTGGTGACATAAAAAGGATGGAGCAGGTATTATATAACGTAATTGACAATGCCATCAAATACTCACCTTTACATAGTGAAGTGTTGATTGATTTAGGCACCAATTATAATATGATGGTCCTCACTGTTACCAACAAGGGGCATGTGATCGACAACGAAGATATTCAAAGAATTGGAGAGCGCTTCTTCCGTACAGATAAAGCGAGAAGTCGTTCCACTGGTGGTTCCGGTTTAGGCTTATCGATCGTAAAACAAATCGTTACCTTACATAACGGTACCTTTTCAATCGCAAGTGATCACCAAACCGGTACAGTCGTGACCATTCGAATTCCATTATTATTTGAGGAGAACACATGA
- the modB gene encoding molybdate ABC transporter permease subunit encodes MIVNDAFWSPVKLSLEIASISLFIVLIVGILAAKFMANKSFKGKSILETILLLPLVLPPSVVGFLLIVIFGQQSFIGQAIENLFHQSIIFTWWAAVISAVVVAFPLMYQSAKTGFETIDRDIEDASRVDGANEFKVFTLITLPLASNAIITGAILSFARSLGEFGATLMFAGNIPGKTQTIPTAIYIAMDSGNMDLAWSWVFVILLISFSVLILMNLIKKRY; translated from the coding sequence ATGATCGTAAATGATGCGTTTTGGTCACCAGTCAAACTCTCTCTGGAGATTGCTTCGATCTCACTCTTCATCGTACTAATAGTTGGTATTTTAGCCGCAAAGTTTATGGCAAATAAATCGTTCAAAGGGAAATCAATACTAGAAACTATTTTACTATTACCGTTAGTTTTACCTCCTTCTGTAGTTGGCTTTTTATTGATTGTCATATTTGGTCAACAATCATTCATTGGTCAGGCTATTGAAAATTTGTTCCATCAATCCATCATTTTTACTTGGTGGGCAGCTGTTATCTCTGCGGTAGTTGTTGCTTTTCCCCTTATGTATCAATCTGCTAAAACAGGATTTGAAACAATTGATCGGGACATTGAAGATGCCTCAAGAGTTGATGGAGCAAACGAGTTTAAGGTTTTTACGTTGATTACGTTACCTCTAGCTTCAAATGCCATCATAACTGGAGCTATCTTAAGCTTTGCACGATCACTTGGTGAATTTGGTGCGACCCTCATGTTTGCCGGGAATATCCCGGGAAAAACACAAACCATTCCTACTGCCATCTATATTGCGATGGATTCCGGAAACATGGATTTAGCATGGTCTTGGGTATTTGTTATACTATTAATTTCATTTAGTGTATTAATTTTAATGAATTTGATTAAAAAACGTTATTAA
- a CDS encoding PepSY-associated TM helix domain-containing protein, with translation MKTEKEKQTRPSLYKTIWRWHFYAGLLIAPFLIILAFTGSIYLYKPQIEHFLYKDLYEVTTQDERISPTTQIEEVKKQYPHAVVTTYRPGEAENRSSEIGITNHEESLTIFSDPYTGNIIGELNNEDRIMDKIEEFHGELMAGTIGDRFVELVACWAVILVITGFYLWMPKKKFMLSGSLFPRFKKGKKILVRDMHAVPAFWIMGGMLFLILTGLPWSGFWGGHFQNFATQTGVGYPPSIYFGNAPESTIKTKEIADVPWAAENLEIPSSEVGGFIPISIDDVVRVADREGIDPSYTIYLPSDPAGVYTLSAYPPKAQDELTMHVDQYTGAVLTNYRFENYGFIGKIVALGVTIHKGTQFGWINQLISLIICWGIIFVAFSGYYLWLIRKKKHDLSAPNAPSARKVKGFLILLIILGIIFPLVGLSLILVWLIDLLIIQRTPKLKQFFNA, from the coding sequence ATGAAAACAGAGAAGGAGAAGCAAACCCGACCGTCTCTATATAAAACAATATGGAGATGGCATTTTTATGCCGGGCTGCTCATTGCCCCATTTCTTATTATTCTAGCATTTACCGGCTCGATTTATTTATATAAGCCGCAGATAGAACATTTTCTCTATAAAGATTTATATGAGGTAACCACGCAGGATGAGAGAATTTCACCGACCACACAAATTGAGGAAGTGAAAAAACAGTATCCTCATGCGGTTGTCACGACTTATCGACCTGGAGAGGCAGAGAATCGTTCGAGTGAAATAGGTATTACAAATCATGAAGAATCACTGACGATTTTTAGTGATCCATATACAGGGAACATAATTGGAGAATTAAATAACGAGGATCGAATCATGGATAAAATTGAAGAGTTCCATGGTGAATTAATGGCAGGTACAATAGGCGATCGGTTCGTTGAATTAGTAGCTTGTTGGGCTGTCATCCTTGTTATTACTGGATTTTATTTATGGATGCCTAAGAAAAAATTCATGTTATCAGGTTCACTTTTTCCCCGTTTCAAAAAGGGTAAGAAGATTCTTGTAAGGGACATGCATGCTGTACCTGCATTCTGGATTATGGGGGGTATGCTGTTTTTAATCTTGACAGGTCTGCCCTGGTCAGGATTTTGGGGAGGTCATTTCCAAAACTTCGCAACACAAACAGGCGTAGGATATCCACCTTCTATTTACTTCGGAAATGCTCCGGAATCAACCATTAAAACGAAGGAAATTGCAGATGTACCATGGGCAGCTGAAAACCTGGAGATTCCCTCCTCTGAAGTAGGAGGATTTATTCCAATTTCAATTGATGACGTTGTCAGAGTAGCGGATCGTGAAGGGATTGACCCAAGCTATACGATTTATCTTCCAAGTGATCCGGCAGGTGTTTATACATTATCAGCTTATCCGCCAAAAGCACAGGATGAGTTAACGATGCATGTTGATCAATATACGGGTGCAGTTTTAACTAATTATCGTTTTGAAAACTATGGATTTATTGGGAAGATAGTGGCTTTGGGAGTTACCATTCATAAAGGAACACAGTTTGGGTGGATCAACCAGCTAATAAGTCTCATCATTTGCTGGGGCATCATTTTTGTTGCATTTAGCGGCTATTATTTATGGCTAATTCGTAAAAAGAAGCATGATCTTAGTGCACCAAATGCACCTAGTGCGAGGAAGGTAAAAGGTTTTCTAATTCTATTAATCATTTTAGGCATTATATTTCCACTGGTCGGGTTATCGCTCATTCTAGTTTGGCTAATTGATTTGCTCATCATTCAGAGAACTCCAAAATTAAAGCAGTTCTTTAACGCTTAA
- a CDS encoding transglutaminase-like domain-containing protein, which yields MQLVCESDKLEDYLHETDDVNYSHKMIKEKTEELFSPTQTEVEKAKIAFEFVRDGISHSWDIQGTQVTCKASNVLTYGEGICYAKSNLLAALLRSQGIPTGFCYQRLMLFDTPEKGYSLHALNAVYLTSLDKWIRLDARGNKAGVDAQFSIDQEKLAFSVNETFDERDYPVIYTKPNIKTLAVLKEHHDAFELYTQHLPEDI from the coding sequence ATGCAATTAGTTTGTGAATCTGACAAATTAGAAGATTATTTACACGAAACTGATGATGTTAACTATTCTCATAAAATGATAAAAGAGAAAACAGAGGAACTTTTTAGCCCGACTCAAACGGAGGTTGAAAAAGCAAAAATAGCTTTTGAATTTGTTCGTGATGGAATTTCTCATTCATGGGATATACAAGGAACACAAGTTACCTGTAAAGCATCCAATGTATTAACATACGGTGAAGGCATTTGTTATGCAAAATCGAATTTATTAGCAGCATTATTGCGCTCCCAAGGAATTCCAACCGGCTTTTGCTATCAGCGTTTAATGTTGTTTGATACACCGGAAAAAGGATACTCCCTCCATGCATTAAATGCGGTTTATCTAACCTCTTTAGACAAGTGGATTCGATTAGATGCCCGCGGAAATAAAGCTGGAGTTGATGCTCAATTTTCAATTGATCAAGAAAAATTAGCGTTTTCGGTGAATGAGACGTTTGATGAGAGAGACTATCCAGTTATTTATACAAAGCCTAATATCAAAACATTGGCTGTTTTGAAAGAGCATCATGATGCATTTGAGCTGTATACACAGCACTTACCTGAAGATATATAA
- a CDS encoding response regulator transcription factor: protein MSVTIMIIEDEGQMRQLVKTFLLKEGYSVLEASDGIDALSQINKNIPDLLIVDVMMPYMDGFTFANEVKKTHDIPLIFLSAKGEEWDKVHGLKLGGDDYIVKPFHPGELLARIESVLRRTKGTTSTSSRQIIGPLTFDTDSHTVMLHDQSLSLTLKEYELLLLLAKNNGKVFSRERLLQSIWGYAYTGSERTVDTHIKTLRLKLKQYGTLIQTVWGKGYKVTLP, encoded by the coding sequence ATGAGTGTAACGATAATGATCATTGAAGATGAAGGACAGATGAGACAACTAGTCAAAACATTTCTATTAAAAGAAGGATATTCGGTTCTAGAAGCTTCAGATGGAATAGATGCCCTTTCACAAATTAATAAAAATATACCTGATCTCTTAATAGTCGATGTGATGATGCCATATATGGATGGATTTACATTTGCTAACGAAGTGAAAAAAACTCATGACATTCCCCTTATTTTTTTATCGGCAAAAGGAGAGGAATGGGATAAAGTCCATGGACTAAAATTAGGCGGCGATGACTATATCGTGAAGCCTTTCCATCCCGGTGAATTGTTGGCCCGGATTGAATCAGTTTTGAGAAGGACAAAAGGAACAACTTCAACTTCATCGCGACAAATAATAGGACCACTTACATTTGATACAGATTCACACACTGTGATGTTACATGATCAATCACTTTCACTAACATTAAAGGAATATGAATTATTACTGCTACTGGCAAAAAATAATGGGAAGGTTTTTTCAAGGGAACGGCTATTACAGTCCATATGGGGTTACGCTTATACCGGCAGTGAACGAACAGTTGATACACATATTAAAACACTGCGTTTAAAATTAAAGCAATATGGGACTCTCATTCAGACTGTTTGGGGAAAAGGCTACAAAGTGACACTTCCATAA
- a CDS encoding SCO family protein, producing MMKKVSLLLILCCIFMSACGTNKASTFQMSSFTFTDQNGQPFGTENLKNKVWIANFIFTNCETVCPPMTASMSALQKELKNQDLDIELVSFSVDPTVDTPDVLKTFMEKFTDDSSNWHMLSGYSQKEIEEFAREEFQTLVQKPSSSNQVIHSTSFYLIDQNGEVVNSYGFQQSHFEELIVEIKKLKS from the coding sequence ATGATGAAGAAAGTTTCCCTTTTGCTTATCCTTTGCTGTATCTTTATGTCAGCATGTGGCACAAATAAAGCTTCAACGTTTCAAATGAGTTCTTTTACGTTTACAGACCAAAATGGACAACCCTTTGGGACAGAAAACCTTAAAAATAAAGTTTGGATTGCGAACTTTATTTTCACAAATTGCGAAACAGTTTGCCCACCTATGACAGCAAGCATGTCTGCACTTCAAAAGGAGCTAAAAAACCAAGATCTTGACATTGAACTTGTTTCCTTCAGTGTCGATCCAACGGTTGATACTCCAGATGTCTTAAAGACATTTATGGAAAAATTCACAGATGACTCATCAAACTGGCATATGCTATCAGGCTACAGTCAAAAGGAAATCGAAGAATTCGCAAGAGAAGAATTTCAAACTCTTGTGCAAAAACCATCATCATCTAATCAAGTGATCCATTCTACAAGCTTTTATTTAATCGATCAAAACGGAGAGGTTGTAAACAGCTACGGGTTTCAGCAAAGTCATTTTGAGGAATTGATTGTGGAAATTAAAAAATTGAAATCATAG
- a CDS encoding IS256 family transposase: MTQLQFNLNMEVLKDSVMNSNMETVVKSAIVLVLNEFMEKERDDFLQTSPYERSDERRDYRNGYYERDLTMSIGKIKLQVPRTRNGEFSPSVFEKYARCDQALVLSMLEMVINGVSTRKVTHIVEQLCGENISKSFVSSLTQKLDPIVNDWAKRPLNIIYYPFVFVDAMYIKVHEHHRVVSKAVYIATALTDNNKREILGLTVDHTESYDSWSQFFKQLKSRGLQSPKLVISDAHQGLQKAIQREFIGTTWQRCNVHFKRNIIEKLPKKDSVEIRTMIKRVFEAVTIEDIRLFKDELMSKFATNSKYEKALQILDEGFEDTIQYMSHPVSIHPHIRSTNSLERLNQEVRRREKVIRIFPNTQSAFRLVGAVLMQYQETVYSKKKS; this comes from the coding sequence ATGACCCAATTACAGTTTAACCTAAATATGGAAGTTTTAAAAGATTCAGTTATGAATTCTAATATGGAGACGGTTGTGAAGTCAGCTATTGTTTTGGTATTAAATGAATTCATGGAAAAGGAAAGAGATGATTTTCTCCAGACTAGCCCATATGAGCGCTCTGATGAACGTCGTGATTACCGTAATGGGTATTATGAGCGAGACCTGACGATGAGTATTGGAAAGATAAAACTGCAGGTCCCAAGGACTCGTAATGGTGAATTCTCACCTTCGGTTTTTGAGAAGTACGCTCGCTGCGATCAAGCCTTAGTCCTGTCCATGTTGGAAATGGTCATCAATGGTGTTTCCACTAGAAAGGTTACCCATATCGTAGAACAGCTTTGTGGAGAAAACATCTCTAAATCTTTTGTTTCATCTTTAACTCAAAAACTAGATCCCATAGTCAATGATTGGGCTAAAAGGCCTTTAAACATAATCTATTATCCTTTTGTTTTTGTTGATGCAATGTATATTAAAGTACATGAACATCACCGTGTTGTCTCTAAAGCAGTTTATATAGCCACTGCTCTCACTGATAACAACAAGCGTGAGATCCTTGGTTTAACTGTAGATCATACTGAAAGCTATGATAGCTGGAGTCAGTTTTTCAAACAACTTAAATCACGTGGCCTTCAATCCCCTAAGCTAGTCATATCTGATGCACACCAAGGATTACAGAAAGCTATACAACGTGAATTCATAGGCACTACTTGGCAAAGGTGTAATGTCCATTTCAAACGTAATATCATTGAAAAATTGCCTAAAAAGGATTCAGTTGAAATTCGTACAATGATTAAACGTGTATTCGAAGCAGTAACTATTGAAGATATTAGATTATTTAAAGATGAGTTAATGAGTAAATTTGCCACTAATTCTAAATACGAAAAGGCACTTCAAATATTAGATGAAGGGTTCGAAGATACCATTCAATACATGAGTCATCCAGTATCAATTCACCCACATATCAGAAGTACAAACTCTCTCGAGCGATTAAATCAAGAGGTACGAAGAAGAGAAAAAGTAATACGCATTTTCCCTAATACTCAATCTGCTTTTCGGCTAGTAGGAGCTGTATTAATGCAGTATCAAGAGACTGTATACTCAAAGAAAAAATCTTAA
- the modA gene encoding molybdate ABC transporter substrate-binding protein: MKKFSFLILVFIIILCSIGCSSTGQVAEDRNIEITVSAAASLTDVLNEIKTSFEKDYPNIHVTYNFGSSGTLQQQIVQGAPADLFFSAAEDKFDNLVKEDLIDKENMVDLVGNKIVLVTPKESNKNIKSFQDLKDKAKKISIGTPETVPAGKYAKEMLDNVGEWEMVEDKMIFAKDVRQVLTYVETGNVDAGIVYNTDALISTKVDVIETAEEGTHTPIIYPLGILKESEYQQEAEVFFNYMQSEKALTILEEYGFSNLIK; encoded by the coding sequence ATGAAGAAATTTTCTTTTTTGATACTCGTCTTTATCATCATATTATGTTCAATAGGATGTTCATCTACGGGACAAGTTGCAGAAGATAGGAATATAGAAATAACCGTGTCAGCAGCAGCAAGCTTGACTGATGTTTTAAATGAAATTAAGACTTCTTTTGAAAAAGACTATCCTAACATTCATGTTACATATAATTTTGGGAGCTCGGGAACATTACAACAACAAATCGTACAAGGGGCACCAGCCGATCTGTTTTTCTCGGCTGCAGAAGATAAGTTTGACAATTTGGTAAAAGAGGATTTAATAGACAAAGAGAATATGGTTGACTTAGTTGGAAATAAAATTGTGTTAGTGACGCCTAAGGAAAGTAATAAAAACATTAAGTCATTTCAAGACTTAAAAGATAAGGCAAAAAAAATTTCCATAGGTACACCTGAAACAGTTCCTGCCGGAAAATATGCGAAAGAAATGCTGGATAATGTGGGAGAATGGGAGATGGTGGAAGATAAAATGATTTTTGCTAAAGATGTAAGACAAGTATTAACGTACGTAGAAACTGGAAATGTAGATGCAGGTATTGTATATAATACGGATGCCTTAATTTCTACTAAAGTAGATGTTATTGAAACAGCAGAAGAAGGGACACACACACCAATTATTTATCCGCTGGGTATCCTTAAAGAGAGTGAATATCAACAAGAAGCAGAAGTATTTTTTAACTATATGCAATCTGAAAAAGCTTTAACCATTTTAGAGGAATATGGTTTTTCAAATCTAATAAAATGA